The genomic segment TCAGCAGGGTATCCGCCGTTCTCATCGCGCTGGCCGGGACGGCAGCCCTGGCCGGCTGCGAGGAGCCGCCCCCGCCGCCGCCGGCCGAGGTGTCGCGCCCCGCCGTGATCCTCGAGATCAGCAGCGTCGCGGGTGATTCCGGGCTGCGCTTCCCGGGCCGCGTGCGGGCGGTGCAGCGGGCGGAACTCGCCTTCAACGTGCCCGGCCAGGTGGTCGAGTTCGGCGCGCGCGAAGGCAGCCGCCTCGCCGCCGGGCAACTGATCGCACGCCTCGATCCGGCCAACTTCGAAACCCGCTTCGCCGCCGCCCGCGCCGAATTCAACAAGGCACAGACCGACTACGAACGCGTGCGGCGCATCTGGGAAGAGACCCAGGCGGTGGCGCGCGCCGAGGTGGACCAGAAGCGCACGGCCCTGGAAGTGGCCCGCTCCAGCTTCGCAGCCGCACGCAAGGAACTCGAGGACACGCGCCTGGTGGCGCCGTTCGCCGGCGTCATCGCGCGCCGCCATGTCGAGAACTTCCAGAACGTGCAGGCCAAGGAACCCGTGGTCAGCTTGCAGAACCTGGCCGAGGTCGAGATCGTGATCCACGTGCCGGAGCGCATCGTGCGGGCCGAACCCCGGCGCGCGGCGGGCTACGCGATCCTCGAGGGCCTGCCGGAGCGGCCCATCCCGGTCACGCTCAAGAGCTTCGCGACCGAGACCGATCCGCAGACGCAGACCTACGAGGTCGTGCTCGGCTTCACGCCGCCCGAGGGCGTGACCGTGCTGCCGGGCATGCCGGCCGAGGTGCTGCCCGACACGGACGCCGCTGGTCCCGACGAGATCGCAGTCCCGCTGGCGGCCGTGCTCGGCGCGGCCGACGGCACGCCGACGGTCTGGGTGGTGGATCCGGAGACCTCGCGGGTGAGCAGCCGGCCGGTCGCGGTCGGCGCGGTGCGCGGCACTGATATCGTCGTGCTGGAAGGCCTCGCCCCCGGCGAGCGGATCGTGGTCGCCGGCGTGCATCACCTGCGCGACGGCATGCCGGTCCGGCCGCTCTGAGCCGCAGGAGGCGCCCGTGAACTTTGCCGGATGGACGCTCGCCAGGCGGACGATCGCGTGGGTGGCCTGCGCCCTGGTATTGGTCGGCGGCTATCTCGCCTACGAGCGTCTCGGACGCTACGAGGACCCCGAGTTCCTGATCCGCCAGGCCGTGATCGCGACGCCTTATCCGGGCGCCCTGCCCGCGCAGGTCGCGGAAGAGGTCACCGACGTGATCGAAGGCGCGGTGCAGCAGCTGCAGGAGCTCAAGGAAGTCACCTCGGTGTCGCGCATGGGCAGCTCGCAGGTCAAGGTCGAGATCGACCTGCGCTTTGCCGCCGACCGGGCGGCACTCGAACAGGTCTGGGACAAGCTGCGACGCAAGATCGCCGACGTCCAGCGAGGGTTGCCCCCGGGCGCCGGACCCTCCGTCGTCAACGACGACTTCGGCGCGGTGTATGCGCTGTTCTTTGCCGTCACCGGGGACGGCTACAGCCTGGAGCAGGTCCACGACTACGTGGACCGACTGCAGCGCGAGCTGATGCTGGTGCCCGGCGTGGCGAGCGTGGCGACACTGGGCGCGCCCCGGGAAGCGATCTTCGTCGAGATCGCCGCCGCCCGGGCCGCCCAGCTGGGCATCCCGCTGGAACGGATCTACCAGGCGCTGCAGCAACAGAACGTGATCACGCCGGCCGGCAACCTCGAGATCGGCGCGCAGCGCATCGAGATCGCGCCCACCGGGCAGGTCGACTCGGTCGCCGCCATCGGCAACATCGCCCTGGCCGCCGGCACGGCCGGCCAGGTGATCTTCCTCAAGGACATCGCGGACATCGACCGCGGCCTGGTCGAGCCGCCGCGGGCGCTGGTCCGCCATGACGGCCGGCCCGCCATCGGGCTCGGCGTCTCCCAGGTGGCCGGCGGCAACGTCGTGACGATGGGCGACGCCGTGCGCCAGCGCCTGGCGGAGCTGGAGTCGCAGCGCCCGGTCGGGATGGAACTCAACATCATTTCCTACCAGTCCGACTCGGTGCGCGCGGCCGTGGACGGCTTCGTGGCCAACCTGGTCGCCGCGGTGGCGATCGTGGTGGCCGTGCTGGTCGTGTTCATGGGGCTGCGCAGCGGGCTGATCGTCGGCTTCGTACTGCTGCTGACGGTCGCCGGCACGCTGGTGGCGATGCAGCTCGACGGCATCGCCATGCAGCGCATCTCCCTGGGCGCCCTGATCATCGCGCTGGGCATGCTGGTGGACAACGCCATCGTAGTCGCAGACGGCATCCTGGTGCGGCTGCAGCAGGGCGAGGAGCCGGAGCCGGCCGCGGTGGCGGTGGTCGAGGCGACCAAGTGGCCACTGCTGGGCGGCACCGCGGTGGGCATCCTCGCCTTCAGCGCCATCGGCCTGTCGCCCAGCGACATGGGCGAGTACGCCGGCTCCCTGTTCTGGGTGATCCTCTACTCGATGCTGCTGAGCTGGGTGTTCGCGGTCACCGTCACGCCCCTGCTGTGCGTGCAGTTCCTCAAGGTGAAGCAGAACCTCGGTGCCGGCCGGCATCCGGTGCTGGAGCGCTACCGCGGACTGCTGCGGGCGGCGCTGCGCCACCGCCTCGCCACCGTGACCGCGCTGCTCGCCCTGCTGGCCGGCGCGGTCTACGGCTTCGGCTTCGTCCCGCCGGGTTTCGTGCCCGAGTCGGCGCGCCCGCAGTTCGTGGTGGACATGTCCCTGCCGCAGGGCACCGACATCGAGCGCACCTCCGCCGAACTCGCCGCGGCCGAAGCCTACGTGCGCAGCCGGCCTGGCGTCAGCCACGTCACGACCTTCGTCGGCCAGGGCGGGCTGCGTTTCATGCTGACTTACAGCCCCGAGGACCCGAACAGCGCCTACGGCCAGCTGCTGGTGGACGTGGAGGACCCGGCGCTGATCGCCGGCCTCGTCACCGAGCTGCAGGAAACCCTGGCGCAGCGCCATCCCGACGCCGCGGTGAAGGCCTGGAAGTTCATGCTGGGTCGCGGCGGCGGCAAGAAGATCGAGGCCGCGTTCCGGGGCCCGGACACCGAGGTGTTGCGCACCCTCGCCGCTCGCGCCAAGGCGGTGATGGCCGAAGACCCGGGCGCGATCGCCATCCAGGACGACTGGCGCGAAAAGGTGCCGGTGCTGCGGCCCGCCGTGGACCCGATCGCCGCGCAGCGCGCGGGCGTGGACATCACCGCCGTCAGCGCGGCGCTGAACCGCGCCTTCACCGGCCAGGACGTAGGTGTGTATCGCGAGGGCGACACGCTGGTGCCGATCATTTCCCGGGCGCCCCGGGCGGAGCGGCTCACCGCCGGGCAGCTCGACAACGTGCTGGTCTACAGCCCCGGCGCGCAGCGCTACATCCCGGTCGCGCAACTGGTGACGGGCGTCGAGGTGGTGTGGGTGGACGCCATCATCCGCCGGGTGAACCGCTTCCCCGTGATCAAGGCCCAGGCCGACCCGTTGCCGGGCGAGCTGTCCGCGCCGCTGCTGGAGCGCCTGCAGCCCGCGGTCGAGGGCATCGAGCTGCCGCCGGGCTACGAGCTCGAGTGGCATGGCGAATACAAGGCCTCGCGCGAGGCCAACGCCGGGCTCGCGGGCTCCGCGCCCTACGGCTTCACAGCGATGATCCTGGCCGTCGTGCTGATGTTCAACGCCTTCCGCCAGCCGCTCGTGATCTGGCTGACCGCGCCGCTGGCCCTGATCGGCGTGACCATCGGGCTGTTGCTGTTCCGGGTGCCGTTCGAGTTCATGGCGATCCTCGGTTTCCTCAGCCTCATCGGCATGCTGGTGAAGAACTCCATCGTGCTGGTGGACCAGGCCGACGCGCAGATCAACGCGGGGGAGCCGCCTTACGACGCCGTCATCGGCGCCGCGGTGAGTCGCGCGCGGCCGGTTTTCCTCGGGGCCCTGACCACCATCCTCGGCGTAGCGCCGCTGCTGCTCGATCCTTTCTTCAAGAGCATGGCCGTGACTATCATGTTCGGGTTGGCCTTCGCCACCCTGTTGACGCTGCTCGTGGTGCCGCTGCTATATGCGATGTTGTTCCGGATCCGTGAGCCGGCTGTGTCCTAGCCGGACCCTTGCACTCCTGCTGCTCGCGGCAGCGGCCGGCTGCGCCGCGCCGCCCGAGCGGCTCGAGCCGCCGCCGGGGCAGGCAGAGATCGCCCAGCTGCCCACGATCCCGGCAGCCCGCCAGTGGGGCGACGAGCCGCCGCGCGAGCTCCAGGCCTGGCTGAGCCTGCCGCAGGAGACACTGCGCCAGACGCACAGCGGCGTGATGGGCCGCGAGCACGACTACCTCGTCCTGTCCGGCGGCGGCGGCAACGGGGCCTTCGGCGCCGGGCTGCTCGCGGGCTGGACCGCACACGGCTCGCGACCCGAGTTCCAGATTGTCTCCGGCACCAGCACTGGCGCCCTGATCGCACCCTTCGCCTTCCTCGGCCCGGCCTACGACGCAACACTGCGCGAGGTCTACACGCGTTACTCGACCGGGGACCTGGTGGAGCCCCGCGGCCTGGTGCGCATCCTGCGCGGCGACGCCGCCCTCAGCACCGGCCGCCTGCGCGCGCTCATCGCCCGCTACCTCGACGAGGAGGTGATCGCCGCCATCGCCGCCGAGGGTGCGCGCGGCCGCTCACTGTTCGTCGGCACCACCAACCTCGACGCCGGACGACCGGTCGTGTGGGACCTCACCCGCATCGCCGCCCTCGGCACGCCGGAGGCGCGGGAACTCATGTACGACGTCATCCTTGCCTCCACCGCCATCCCCGGCGCCTTTCCACCGGTGATGATCGAAGTCGAAGTGGATGGCCAGCGCTA from the Wenzhouxiangella sp. XN24 genome contains:
- a CDS encoding efflux RND transporter permease subunit; amino-acid sequence: MNFAGWTLARRTIAWVACALVLVGGYLAYERLGRYEDPEFLIRQAVIATPYPGALPAQVAEEVTDVIEGAVQQLQELKEVTSVSRMGSSQVKVEIDLRFAADRAALEQVWDKLRRKIADVQRGLPPGAGPSVVNDDFGAVYALFFAVTGDGYSLEQVHDYVDRLQRELMLVPGVASVATLGAPREAIFVEIAAARAAQLGIPLERIYQALQQQNVITPAGNLEIGAQRIEIAPTGQVDSVAAIGNIALAAGTAGQVIFLKDIADIDRGLVEPPRALVRHDGRPAIGLGVSQVAGGNVVTMGDAVRQRLAELESQRPVGMELNIISYQSDSVRAAVDGFVANLVAAVAIVVAVLVVFMGLRSGLIVGFVLLLTVAGTLVAMQLDGIAMQRISLGALIIALGMLVDNAIVVADGILVRLQQGEEPEPAAVAVVEATKWPLLGGTAVGILAFSAIGLSPSDMGEYAGSLFWVILYSMLLSWVFAVTVTPLLCVQFLKVKQNLGAGRHPVLERYRGLLRAALRHRLATVTALLALLAGAVYGFGFVPPGFVPESARPQFVVDMSLPQGTDIERTSAELAAAEAYVRSRPGVSHVTTFVGQGGLRFMLTYSPEDPNSAYGQLLVDVEDPALIAGLVTELQETLAQRHPDAAVKAWKFMLGRGGGKKIEAAFRGPDTEVLRTLAARAKAVMAEDPGAIAIQDDWREKVPVLRPAVDPIAAQRAGVDITAVSAALNRAFTGQDVGVYREGDTLVPIISRAPRAERLTAGQLDNVLVYSPGAQRYIPVAQLVTGVEVVWVDAIIRRVNRFPVIKAQADPLPGELSAPLLERLQPAVEGIELPPGYELEWHGEYKASREANAGLAGSAPYGFTAMILAVVLMFNAFRQPLVIWLTAPLALIGVTIGLLLFRVPFEFMAILGFLSLIGMLVKNSIVLVDQADAQINAGEPPYDAVIGAAVSRARPVFLGALTTILGVAPLLLDPFFKSMAVTIMFGLAFATLLTLLVVPLLYAMLFRIREPAVS
- a CDS encoding patatin-like phospholipase family protein yields the protein MSRLCPSRTLALLLLAAAAGCAAPPERLEPPPGQAEIAQLPTIPAARQWGDEPPRELQAWLSLPQETLRQTHSGVMGREHDYLVLSGGGGNGAFGAGLLAGWTAHGSRPEFQIVSGTSTGALIAPFAFLGPAYDATLREVYTRYSTGDLVEPRGLVRILRGDAALSTGRLRALIARYLDEEVIAAIAAEGARGRSLFVGTTNLDAGRPVVWDLTRIAALGTPEARELMYDVILASTAIPGAFPPVMIEVEVDGQRYDEMHVDGGVTSQLFLASLGIDWTEVLTHLEVQGAPDLYVIRNARIRQDAKAVPRRLVPVLTRTVSTLIRAQGIGDLAKLYAVSGEHGFNYHVAYIPDSFEGEPAETFDREYMTRLFEFGYELARSGQQWTMVPTGE
- a CDS encoding efflux RND transporter periplasmic adaptor subunit, with product MRRSISFSRVSAVLIALAGTAALAGCEEPPPPPPAEVSRPAVILEISSVAGDSGLRFPGRVRAVQRAELAFNVPGQVVEFGAREGSRLAAGQLIARLDPANFETRFAAARAEFNKAQTDYERVRRIWEETQAVARAEVDQKRTALEVARSSFAAARKELEDTRLVAPFAGVIARRHVENFQNVQAKEPVVSLQNLAEVEIVIHVPERIVRAEPRRAAGYAILEGLPERPIPVTLKSFATETDPQTQTYEVVLGFTPPEGVTVLPGMPAEVLPDTDAAGPDEIAVPLAAVLGAADGTPTVWVVDPETSRVSSRPVAVGAVRGTDIVVLEGLAPGERIVVAGVHHLRDGMPVRPL